One Gimesia aquarii DNA segment encodes these proteins:
- a CDS encoding cupin domain-containing protein, producing the protein MVPEIINLFAPLKTPPTTEVFEELFRGSSFRVEKIVSTGQATPAGEWYDQEQAEWVVLLSGSAVLRFEGESESGRTLVPGDAVNIPAHCRHRVEATAADQETVWLAIHYEPAENR; encoded by the coding sequence ATGGTTCCTGAGATTATCAATCTGTTTGCTCCACTTAAGACACCACCCACAACGGAAGTGTTTGAGGAACTGTTTCGTGGTTCCTCATTTCGTGTCGAAAAGATCGTGTCGACAGGACAGGCGACTCCTGCAGGGGAGTGGTATGATCAGGAACAGGCAGAATGGGTGGTTTTACTGTCGGGCTCTGCGGTATTACGATTTGAAGGAGAATCTGAATCAGGCCGGACGCTGGTTCCCGGTGATGCAGTGAACATTCCCGCGCATTGTCGGCACCGAGTCGAAGCAACGGCTGCAGATCAGGAAACCGTTTGGCTTGCAATCCACTATGAGCCTGCCGAGAATAGATAA
- a CDS encoding mandelate racemase/muconate lactonizing enzyme family protein — protein MKITAVDTFLVDVPLLKPVSPYQSRYISSSTTGALLIRIETDAGITGWGETPQRLSFQNATSFTGEEANYFRPILLGKDPTDISALYADWEMEEPYLQSLVEMACWDILGKQSGQPLHRLLGGLYREEVEVTCCMGIRGPEEAATISKHYVDLGFSTLKTKAGRSPEEDLAMVRAIRESVGDKLNLRIDPNMGYTPEVALQLARVLEPYELQYFEQPMHKDLLQESADIRQQTKTPLALNESVTTMEHVRKILELNAADYLLPDTYQCGGIWAVKLVGEVAASAKVPCIFHCSHDLGLRTATMLHMAASSPNFPLANDCTYYSLENDIITQRFEINAGRIKVPTKPGLGVDIDESMLKRYLVKCSV, from the coding sequence ATGAAAATCACAGCCGTTGATACCTTCCTGGTTGATGTACCACTGCTCAAACCAGTCTCTCCCTATCAATCACGCTATATTTCATCTTCGACTACTGGCGCCCTGTTGATTCGGATTGAAACCGACGCAGGTATCACAGGCTGGGGAGAAACACCACAACGGCTCTCGTTTCAAAATGCAACTTCCTTTACAGGAGAGGAAGCCAACTATTTCAGACCCATTCTCCTTGGTAAAGACCCGACTGACATCTCTGCACTTTACGCAGACTGGGAAATGGAAGAACCATATCTGCAGAGTCTGGTTGAGATGGCCTGCTGGGATATTCTTGGTAAACAGAGTGGGCAACCTTTGCATCGTCTACTGGGAGGCCTGTATCGAGAGGAAGTCGAAGTGACCTGCTGCATGGGTATCCGCGGTCCAGAAGAGGCAGCTACCATTTCCAAACACTATGTGGACCTGGGATTCTCGACGCTCAAAACCAAAGCGGGTCGCTCTCCGGAAGAAGATCTGGCAATGGTCCGCGCTATTCGGGAATCCGTGGGAGACAAACTGAATCTCCGCATCGATCCCAACATGGGCTACACACCAGAAGTTGCCCTGCAACTGGCACGTGTTCTGGAACCGTACGAATTGCAATACTTCGAACAGCCGATGCATAAAGATCTGTTGCAAGAATCGGCCGACATCAGACAACAGACTAAAACCCCACTCGCGCTCAACGAATCGGTCACCACAATGGAACATGTGCGCAAGATTCTGGAATTGAACGCAGCCGATTACCTGTTGCCCGACACCTATCAGTGTGGCGGCATCTGGGCCGTAAAACTTGTTGGTGAAGTGGCCGCCTCGGCCAAAGTACCTTGTATCTTCCACTGCTCCCACGATCTGGGCTTGCGCACCGCCACCATGCTGCACATGGCGGCTTCATCACCCAATTTCCCCCTGGCCAACGACTGCACCTATTACAGCCTTGAAAACGATATCATCACACAGCGTTTTGAGATCAACGCGGGACGGATCAAAGTGCCTACAAAACCAGGCCTGGGCGTTGACATTGATGAATCGATGTTGAAGCGGTATCTGGTAAAATGCTCAGTTTAA
- a CDS encoding ion transporter produces the protein MQKIKQIVEDSDTKSGKTFALFIQALIILSLVCFSIETLPDLSPESKELLRGMEIFIVIIFTFEYIARVMVATNKPAFIFSFFGVVDLLAILPFYLTTGLDLRSLRSFRLLRLIRIFKLARYSAAARRFHRAFIIAKEELALFLFSAMIILYLAGVGIYHFEYPAQPDAFSSVFHSLWWAVATLTTVGYGDIYPITTGGKIFTFFILIVGLGIVSIPAGLVASALSKAREMEE, from the coding sequence ATGCAAAAAATTAAACAAATCGTTGAAGATTCTGACACAAAATCAGGTAAGACCTTTGCCCTCTTCATACAAGCCCTGATTATTTTGTCACTCGTTTGTTTTTCCATAGAAACACTTCCAGATTTATCACCGGAATCTAAAGAATTGTTACGAGGCATGGAGATCTTCATCGTAATCATCTTTACGTTTGAATATATTGCCAGAGTTATGGTTGCTACAAATAAACCAGCTTTCATTTTCTCATTTTTTGGTGTAGTTGATTTATTAGCTATCCTACCCTTTTATCTCACTACAGGTCTTGATTTACGGTCACTTAGGTCGTTTCGACTTCTTCGTCTGATTCGAATTTTTAAATTAGCGCGATACAGTGCCGCTGCTAGAAGGTTTCATCGTGCTTTCATTATCGCAAAAGAAGAGCTTGCGCTATTTCTCTTTTCAGCAATGATTATTCTCTATTTGGCAGGCGTTGGAATTTATCATTTTGAATATCCTGCACAACCCGACGCCTTCAGCTCAGTTTTCCATAGCTTATGGTGGGCCGTTGCCACATTAACGACTGTCGGTTATGGCGATATCTATCCTATTACCACTGGTGGTAAGATATTTACTTTTTTCATTCTCATTGTTGGCTTAGGAATCGTTTCAATTCCCGCTGGTTTAGTTGCGTCAGCACTTTCAAAGGCCAGAGAAATGGAAGAATAA
- the sigJ gene encoding RNA polymerase sigma factor SigJ, which produces MKSASGLDIFEFHRSELVGLAYRITGSRTEAEDIVQETFLKWMHADQSSIVSVRAWLMKVATRLSLDYLKSAKVKRMSYIGPWLPEPFITDEQTPASELEMDESISMALLVLLEQLSPAERASFILHDLFQYRFDEIGDILERTESSCRKLASRARAKIGRDTLEPTQDKAQYVQMLTTFSDAVKKGDMTELVALLKDDATFHSDGGGKAAASRKVLHGSEVIAKFFLKVVRPDWLSKKASEMTISTTWFNGAPGMIVRQAGRPITAFNFELDKGVIKSIHALRNPDKLRLFGPY; this is translated from the coding sequence GTGAAATCAGCATCAGGCTTGGATATATTTGAATTCCATCGTTCAGAATTGGTCGGTCTGGCGTACCGGATTACCGGTTCTCGTACCGAGGCGGAAGATATTGTACAGGAAACGTTCTTGAAGTGGATGCACGCCGATCAGAGTTCCATCGTTTCAGTTCGAGCATGGCTCATGAAAGTCGCAACGCGGTTGTCACTCGATTATCTCAAAAGTGCCAAAGTCAAACGCATGTCTTATATTGGCCCCTGGCTGCCCGAGCCATTTATTACCGACGAGCAAACACCCGCGAGTGAACTGGAAATGGATGAATCGATCTCGATGGCGCTGTTGGTCCTTTTGGAGCAACTTTCTCCCGCGGAGAGAGCCAGCTTCATTCTACACGATCTGTTTCAATACCGTTTTGATGAAATCGGAGACATCCTCGAACGGACGGAAAGTTCCTGTCGCAAGCTGGCCAGTCGCGCCCGCGCGAAAATTGGCCGAGACACTTTAGAGCCAACACAAGACAAAGCACAGTACGTTCAGATGCTGACCACATTTTCTGACGCTGTCAAGAAGGGCGACATGACTGAGCTTGTCGCTCTATTAAAGGATGATGCGACATTCCATTCAGACGGAGGAGGTAAAGCCGCTGCATCCCGTAAAGTGTTGCATGGATCAGAAGTGATTGCCAAATTCTTCTTGAAAGTTGTCAGACCCGACTGGCTTTCAAAGAAAGCAAGCGAGATGACGATCAGCACAACCTGGTTCAACGGTGCGCCCGGCATGATCGTACGGCAGGCAGGCCGGCCAATCACCGCGTTCAATTTTGAACTGGATAAGGGCGTAATCAAAAGCATCCACGCCCTGCGCAATCCGGACAAGCTGCGTTTGTTTGGACCTTATTAA
- a CDS encoding carboxymuconolactone decarboxylase family protein produces MSERDYLNELAEFEAHYQYDTTYMRELLEHSPLAYAKFADFMPLASHRENLNPETYWIAKLAAMQVEDCGACLQLCVRMALENEVSRQLIESVLEGGSGLPDDARDLYDFSVNVASATSVEQALEDRIQARFDKAALLELGLCIASAKVFPTIKRALGYAKSCNLIEIKV; encoded by the coding sequence TTGAGTGAACGTGATTATTTAAATGAACTTGCCGAATTTGAAGCACATTATCAGTACGACACAACCTATATGCGGGAACTTTTAGAACACTCCCCTCTGGCGTATGCGAAATTTGCCGATTTTATGCCTCTGGCAAGTCATCGAGAGAACTTGAACCCTGAAACGTACTGGATTGCCAAATTGGCTGCCATGCAGGTTGAAGATTGTGGCGCATGTTTACAACTCTGTGTGCGTATGGCTCTGGAAAATGAGGTCTCCCGGCAGCTAATCGAGTCTGTGCTGGAAGGTGGTAGTGGGTTGCCAGATGACGCGCGCGATTTGTATGATTTCTCTGTAAACGTTGCCAGCGCAACCTCCGTTGAGCAAGCGTTAGAAGATCGCATTCAAGCTCGTTTTGATAAAGCAGCACTGTTGGAATTGGGGCTGTGTATTGCATCAGCGAAAGTGTTTCCCACCATTAAACGTGCCTTGGGTTATGCCAAAAGTTGCAATCTGATTGAGATCAAAGTCTGA
- a CDS encoding DUF2332 domain-containing protein — protein sequence MSHRLAEKFRNFAERECKETSPLYYSLSRSIAQDNDVLEIAGQAQEGQPVPNLFFAAVHYLLVSGISHPLAVFYASCTTEVETSSDAWSEFKDFVHAHRQKIVSLLQSRFVQTNEVRRCAFLFPAFLFAASQFEPQPLALVEIGTSAGLNLFWDQYQYSYDGSSTYGDTSSPVFIRSAFRGNKPSVLSEPLPEISHRIGVDLNFIDLSHPDEVAWLRALVWPEHHERRDLMDAALKKRGEMQPDLDLRTGDGFAMLDEIAEEIPTESLLCVYHTHVANQISKTEQEAFLNSIERLGKQRDIVHLFNNIARPHLHLTAYRDSQLLDLPLAKTDGHARWIEWL from the coding sequence ATGAGTCACCGACTTGCTGAGAAATTTCGAAACTTTGCCGAGCGGGAGTGCAAAGAAACCTCCCCACTCTACTACAGCTTGTCGCGTTCGATTGCACAGGACAACGATGTTCTGGAGATTGCCGGGCAAGCTCAGGAGGGACAGCCAGTTCCGAATTTGTTTTTTGCAGCCGTGCATTATCTTTTGGTTTCCGGTATTTCGCATCCGCTGGCTGTGTTTTATGCATCTTGCACAACTGAAGTAGAAACTTCTTCGGATGCCTGGTCGGAATTCAAAGACTTTGTACACGCTCATCGTCAGAAAATTGTTTCCCTGTTGCAATCACGGTTCGTGCAAACCAATGAAGTGAGACGATGTGCTTTTCTTTTTCCGGCGTTTTTATTTGCGGCCAGCCAATTCGAGCCTCAACCTCTGGCTTTGGTCGAAATCGGGACCAGCGCGGGATTGAACCTTTTCTGGGATCAATACCAGTATTCCTATGATGGTTCCAGCACATATGGGGACACCTCGTCTCCCGTTTTCATCCGTTCTGCATTTCGCGGAAACAAGCCTTCCGTTCTCTCTGAGCCACTGCCAGAGATTTCCCACCGCATTGGCGTAGATTTAAACTTCATTGATTTATCACATCCCGACGAAGTCGCCTGGCTGCGTGCACTTGTGTGGCCCGAACATCATGAGAGAAGAGATCTCATGGATGCTGCTTTGAAAAAACGTGGCGAGATGCAGCCTGATCTCGATCTAAGGACGGGAGACGGATTTGCCATGCTCGACGAGATTGCAGAAGAAATTCCCACCGAATCTCTATTATGCGTCTATCACACTCATGTCGCAAATCAAATTTCAAAAACGGAGCAGGAGGCCTTTTTGAATTCCATCGAACGACTTGGTAAACAGCGCGATATAGTCCACCTGTTTAATAATATTGCACGACCTCACCTGCATCTGACAGCGTATCGCGATAGTCAGTTGCTTGATCTGCCCCTTGCGAAAACGGATGGCCATGCCCGCTGGATTGAGTGGTTGTAG
- a CDS encoding alpha/beta hydrolase → MLSNMNRREMLGVCAAGASAFCLPSMLTARQPKTKVKTFTYKMVGDLEIKADVHRADDNKTRPVMVWFHGGALIVGHRGGVSGRVLKDMLNAGYAVVSFDYRLAPETKLPEIIADLEDGFTWLHRKGPELFNVDTSKVAVSGGSAGGCLTMIAGYRAKPRPTVLVPFWGYGDLIGDWIGKPSPHGRHQTKFTKTEAYQQVSGPPIADSRDSKKNRGAFYQYCRQHGIWPKEVAGWDHHREPEKFYPYMTLKNVTKDYPPTLMIHGTKDTDVPYKQSTLMAEQLKQHGVEHELVTIPNGEHGLAGGDPKLIVAAYQQAFEFMHDRMR, encoded by the coding sequence ATGCTGTCAAATATGAACCGCCGAGAGATGTTGGGAGTCTGTGCCGCTGGTGCGTCAGCTTTCTGTTTGCCTTCAATGCTTACTGCCAGGCAGCCTAAAACAAAAGTCAAAACATTTACTTATAAGATGGTAGGCGATTTGGAAATCAAGGCGGACGTACATCGGGCCGATGATAATAAAACCCGACCTGTGATGGTCTGGTTTCATGGCGGTGCCCTCATCGTTGGACATCGAGGTGGTGTGAGTGGTCGTGTCTTAAAAGATATGTTGAACGCCGGATATGCAGTTGTTTCGTTTGATTATCGCCTGGCCCCTGAAACTAAGCTGCCGGAAATTATCGCTGATCTGGAAGATGGGTTCACCTGGCTGCATCGAAAGGGCCCTGAGTTGTTCAATGTTGATACGAGCAAAGTCGCAGTTTCTGGCGGGTCGGCAGGTGGCTGCCTGACCATGATTGCCGGCTATCGTGCGAAGCCGCGACCAACCGTACTCGTTCCTTTCTGGGGCTATGGCGATCTGATCGGCGACTGGATTGGAAAGCCGAGTCCCCATGGTCGTCATCAAACCAAATTTACAAAAACAGAAGCCTATCAACAGGTCAGCGGTCCACCGATTGCAGATTCCCGGGACAGCAAAAAAAATCGTGGTGCTTTTTATCAATACTGTAGGCAACACGGCATCTGGCCGAAAGAAGTCGCCGGTTGGGATCACCACCGCGAGCCCGAAAAATTCTATCCATATATGACGTTGAAGAATGTAACCAAAGATTATCCTCCAACGCTCATGATACACGGCACCAAAGACACTGATGTTCCTTATAAACAATCCACGTTAATGGCAGAACAATTAAAGCAGCACGGTGTCGAACACGAACTGGTCACAATTCCGAACGGCGAACATGGTCTGGCAGGCGGAGATCCAAAACTGATTGTCGCTGCCTATCAACAGGCGTTTGAATTCATGCATGATCGTATGCGGTGA
- a CDS encoding M50 family metallopeptidase — protein MNRFYQILFCLSLALISWLAMMGIHELGHVIGAILTGGSVSQVVLHPLAISRTDLTENPCPAIVVWAGPLLGVLIPLTLHFVVRGLGWSQFGIFQFFAGFCLIANGAYIAGGSWEGIGDCGVMLHSGTPLWVMWLFGLLTISAGFFLWHQLGSFQEWIQKPERISAQSAWTIFVLLISLIVLMELFSAR, from the coding sequence ATGAATCGATTTTACCAGATCCTGTTTTGCCTTTCTTTAGCGTTGATTTCCTGGCTGGCGATGATGGGCATTCATGAATTGGGACACGTGATCGGTGCCATTTTAACCGGCGGCTCAGTTTCTCAAGTGGTTTTGCATCCATTAGCAATTTCTCGCACTGATCTGACTGAAAATCCTTGTCCGGCAATTGTAGTCTGGGCGGGGCCACTTCTAGGGGTTTTGATTCCTTTAACATTGCATTTCGTTGTGCGCGGACTTGGTTGGTCTCAATTCGGGATCTTTCAATTTTTTGCAGGCTTCTGCTTGATTGCCAATGGTGCATATATTGCCGGCGGTTCATGGGAAGGAATTGGCGATTGTGGGGTGATGCTCCATTCTGGCACACCGCTCTGGGTGATGTGGTTGTTTGGTTTATTGACCATCTCTGCCGGTTTTTTCTTGTGGCATCAATTAGGCTCTTTTCAAGAATGGATTCAAAAACCGGAACGTATTTCTGCCCAGTCGGCCTGGACGATTTTTGTATTGTTGATCTCTCTCATCGTACTAATGGAACTCTTTTCCGCGCGATAA
- a CDS encoding PVC-type heme-binding CxxCH protein: MLNRTFLKHTLSLFAFTCVCGLSFLSVTGEEKQPPSKAQTPADQPLIVFMIGEKGYKTSESLPAFAKAHLQPLGFRTEFVFADKKDSNSFPGLDVIKEADLLFLSVRRKTLPTAQMKLIRDYLAAGKPLMALRTSSHGFALSKDEPAKGYVEWKEFDKEVLGGEYAGDFNNKTPTDVTTQLRAEQNPIMATVRNKYFRSKGSMYKSINLKSSTKVLLRGLSRVEGQPVQMPVAWTNMYKKSRIFYTSLGHPGDFKINTFTHTLINAVYWCLKKEPPQVDVAGKISRDRFKKDLAGNEQVDKVMKSFKGRGEVGDESDPTPPEEAVKLFQVHKDFVMESIAAEPEVMQPLYMSFDHRGRMWVVQYLQYPFPAGLKVVKYDQYLRAVFDKVPPPPPNHFKGADKISVLEDTNGDGTFDKIKDVITSLNIVSAVTVGRGGIWVLNPPYLLFYPDANGDDIPDGDPEVHLSGFGLEDTHSVANSLKWGPDGWLYGANGSTTTGTVSSEVTKRVHFKGQMIWRYHPESKIFEIFAEGGGNTFSVEIDSKGRVFSGTNNGGTRGMHYAQGGYAKKNWGKHGPLTNPYAFGFYEHMRHKGYQERFSQTFSIYEGGIFPAKYNGAVFAANSLHNRVMASQLIPDTSTYRTEDMPPIVLTQDRWFRPVDIKVGPDGCVYLADWYDSRLTHVDPRDNWHKTSGRIYRLKPTNFQPIKPFDLAKQTNAELIKTMGHPNKWFRQKAVQVIGERGDQSMIPTLTKIAKSEQDERALEALWALNLLGAFNEHLALELLGHRDQHVRRWTIRLLGDSHQISQRLTKALVEQAKIEPYAEVRSQLASSAKRFPAEAGLEITYQLLRREEDQADLHIPLLLWWAIESKATSDRSAVLTLFSKPDFWQVKMVQDYILERIMQRYAMAGGPENYDMCAKLLKLAPSAGHKQKLMVGMLEAFRGQKIDNLPKELSKGLAEYQKTLGESDLALALRLGDKAATTRALKIIADKNADRPTRLTYMEIFGQLKTKQAIGPLTAILSSNGADTHSLKRVALQALMNFDNPSIGKNILARYHSTLLDEHDVRSTAQRVLASRKAWSKQFLNEVNSWRIKANTIPLDVVQQMALHDDPEIKASIKKHWGKVRGSTPAEKKQEMSRVAKLIKSKEGDLASGKLLFKKTCAVCHTLFGEGGKAGPKLTGYERDNVDFMLLAVVDPSAAIREEFTNFLVVTDDGRTVTGLIDEQTTKTLTLKDVKGQSVLINKDEIELLKALDLSLMPDGLTKNLSDKEVQDLFAYLMSRTPNRGK; this comes from the coding sequence ATGCTCAACAGAACTTTTCTGAAGCACACGCTCTCCCTGTTCGCATTCACCTGTGTCTGTGGACTTTCATTTCTATCGGTGACGGGCGAAGAAAAACAGCCTCCTTCGAAAGCTCAAACCCCCGCGGATCAACCTTTGATTGTATTTATGATTGGAGAGAAAGGGTACAAGACATCTGAAAGTTTACCCGCCTTTGCGAAAGCGCACTTACAGCCTCTGGGATTTCGTACCGAGTTTGTCTTTGCAGATAAAAAAGATTCGAATTCCTTCCCGGGGCTGGATGTCATTAAAGAAGCTGATTTACTGTTTCTGAGTGTCCGCCGGAAAACACTACCTACAGCTCAGATGAAATTAATTCGAGATTATCTTGCTGCAGGAAAGCCCCTGATGGCGTTACGAACGTCGAGCCATGGATTTGCGCTTAGTAAAGATGAACCAGCAAAAGGATATGTGGAATGGAAAGAATTTGATAAGGAGGTCCTGGGTGGTGAATATGCAGGTGACTTCAATAACAAAACTCCGACTGATGTGACGACGCAATTACGAGCAGAACAGAACCCCATCATGGCCACAGTTCGCAATAAGTACTTTCGCAGCAAAGGCTCGATGTATAAAAGCATTAACCTCAAGAGTTCAACGAAAGTGTTACTGCGTGGGCTCTCTCGCGTCGAAGGACAACCCGTACAGATGCCGGTTGCCTGGACGAACATGTATAAGAAATCACGTATTTTTTACACATCACTGGGCCATCCGGGTGATTTCAAAATCAATACCTTTACGCATACACTCATCAATGCCGTCTACTGGTGTTTGAAAAAAGAGCCTCCACAAGTCGATGTTGCCGGAAAAATCAGTCGAGATCGATTCAAAAAAGATCTGGCTGGCAATGAGCAAGTAGACAAAGTCATGAAATCATTTAAAGGCCGCGGCGAAGTTGGTGATGAATCTGATCCGACCCCACCCGAAGAAGCGGTGAAACTGTTTCAGGTTCACAAAGACTTTGTGATGGAAAGTATCGCGGCAGAACCGGAAGTGATGCAGCCACTCTATATGAGCTTCGACCATCGGGGGCGGATGTGGGTCGTGCAATATCTACAGTATCCGTTTCCTGCTGGATTGAAAGTGGTCAAGTATGACCAGTATTTACGCGCTGTCTTCGACAAAGTTCCTCCACCGCCCCCAAATCATTTCAAAGGGGCTGACAAAATTTCGGTACTGGAAGACACCAATGGGGATGGTACATTTGACAAAATTAAGGACGTGATTACCAGCTTGAATATTGTCTCTGCTGTCACAGTGGGCCGGGGTGGTATCTGGGTATTGAACCCTCCTTACCTTTTGTTTTATCCCGATGCAAACGGTGATGATATTCCCGATGGCGACCCGGAAGTTCATCTTTCAGGTTTTGGGTTGGAAGATACTCACTCTGTGGCTAACAGCCTGAAATGGGGACCGGATGGATGGCTCTATGGGGCCAACGGAAGTACGACTACAGGAACAGTCAGTTCTGAAGTGACCAAACGTGTGCACTTCAAAGGGCAGATGATCTGGCGCTACCACCCTGAAAGTAAAATCTTCGAAATTTTTGCGGAAGGGGGCGGCAACACATTTAGCGTCGAGATCGATTCCAAAGGGCGTGTCTTTTCTGGAACCAACAATGGTGGCACTCGTGGTATGCATTACGCTCAAGGTGGCTATGCCAAAAAGAACTGGGGGAAACATGGGCCACTGACAAATCCCTATGCCTTCGGTTTTTATGAGCATATGCGTCATAAAGGATATCAGGAGAGATTCAGCCAGACCTTTTCGATTTACGAAGGGGGCATATTTCCCGCTAAATACAACGGCGCCGTCTTTGCTGCCAACTCACTACATAATCGCGTGATGGCCAGCCAGTTGATTCCTGATACCTCTACTTACCGCACGGAAGACATGCCGCCTATCGTGTTAACACAAGATCGCTGGTTCCGTCCTGTCGACATCAAAGTGGGGCCTGATGGTTGTGTGTATCTGGCTGACTGGTATGACAGTCGTCTGACTCACGTCGACCCACGTGATAATTGGCACAAAACCAGTGGCCGTATTTATCGACTCAAACCAACGAATTTCCAACCAATCAAACCATTTGATCTTGCGAAACAAACAAACGCGGAACTCATCAAAACAATGGGGCATCCGAATAAATGGTTCCGTCAAAAAGCGGTTCAAGTGATTGGCGAACGCGGAGATCAGTCGATGATTCCCACACTGACAAAAATTGCGAAAAGTGAACAGGATGAACGCGCGCTGGAAGCGCTCTGGGCATTGAATTTACTTGGCGCCTTCAATGAACATCTCGCTCTGGAATTATTGGGACACCGTGATCAGCATGTCCGACGCTGGACCATCCGTCTGCTTGGTGATTCGCATCAGATCTCTCAAAGACTTACGAAAGCATTAGTTGAACAGGCCAAGATCGAACCATATGCCGAAGTACGCTCTCAACTGGCTTCTTCCGCTAAGCGTTTTCCTGCGGAAGCGGGCCTAGAGATTACCTATCAACTATTAAGACGAGAAGAAGACCAGGCCGACTTGCATATTCCGCTGCTTCTGTGGTGGGCAATCGAGAGTAAAGCCACTTCCGACCGAAGTGCCGTTCTTACCCTATTTTCTAAACCAGATTTCTGGCAGGTGAAAATGGTACAAGATTACATTCTGGAACGGATCATGCAACGCTATGCCATGGCCGGCGGTCCGGAAAATTATGACATGTGTGCTAAGCTGCTCAAGCTGGCCCCATCAGCCGGGCATAAACAAAAATTGATGGTAGGCATGCTAGAAGCATTCCGGGGGCAGAAAATTGATAATCTCCCAAAAGAACTTAGCAAGGGTCTGGCCGAGTATCAAAAGACATTGGGCGAATCGGATCTTGCACTGGCATTACGTCTGGGAGACAAAGCGGCCACAACTCGCGCTTTGAAAATCATCGCTGACAAAAATGCAGACCGCCCTACACGTTTAACTTATATGGAAATTTTTGGACAGCTAAAAACAAAACAGGCGATTGGCCCTTTGACGGCGATTCTCTCATCAAATGGGGCTGATACTCATTCTTTAAAACGGGTCGCGTTACAAGCATTGATGAATTTTGATAACCCCTCCATCGGCAAAAATATCCTGGCACGTTATCACAGTACGTTGCTCGATGAGCACGATGTTCGCAGCACTGCCCAGCGTGTGCTGGCGAGCCGCAAAGCCTGGAGTAAGCAATTTCTGAATGAAGTGAATTCCTGGCGAATCAAAGCCAATACTATTCCTCTTGATGTTGTCCAACAGATGGCATTACACGATGACCCGGAGATCAAAGCCAGTATCAAAAAACACTGGGGTAAAGTGCGTGGATCCACACCTGCTGAGAAAAAGCAAGAGATGTCGCGCGTCGCGAAATTGATCAAATCAAAAGAAGGCGATTTAGCATCTGGTAAGCTGCTGTTTAAAAAAACCTGTGCCGTCTGCCACACACTCTTTGGTGAAGGTGGTAAGGCAGGACCTAAGCTAACCGGTTATGAACGCGATAATGTGGACTTCATGCTTCTCGCAGTCGTTGACCCGAGTGCTGCCATTCGTGAAGAGTTCACTAACTTTCTGGTGGTGACTGACGATGGTCGTACAGTGACAGGGCTGATTGATGAACAGACCACGAAAACCCTCACGTTGAAAGATGTGAAAGGTCAGTCTGTCCTCATCAATAAAGATGAGATCGAACTCCTCAAAGCATTGGATCTCTCATTAATGCCCGATGGGTTAACCAAAAACCTCAGTGACAAAGAGGTTCAAGACCTGTTCGCTTACTTAATGAGTCGTACGCCCAATCGTGGGAAATAG